Sequence from the Gloeocapsopsis dulcis genome:
CGAATACATGACATAAAGAATTAATGGCAAACGTGGTGTGGTAGAGAATCACTGTACTGACAAAGAAACCCCAAAATAATCCTAACCAGCCGTAAGCTAAGTAGCAGAGAACTGCAAGTAGAATAGGTGGTGCAAAGTGATATTTTTCTAACCGAACGAGTTCTGGGTAACGAGTTAAATCTTTGACTAATTTCTCGTTATAGTCGTCATATTTTGGAGACAGTACCCAGCCTACATGTGACCAGTAAAAACCTTTTTTTTCAGCTGAATGAATGTCTTCGTCGGTGTCAGAATACTTGTGATGATGGCGGTGGTGTGCAGCCCACCAGACGGGACCTCTTTGTCCAGCAGTTGCACCCAAAAATCCTAGCAAAAGTTGAAATATACGACTAGTTTTATAGGCGCGATGCGAGAAATAGCGATGATAGCCGCCAGTGATTCCAAATTTGCGGACGAGATACAACGCAATACACATCCAGATTGCTACTGAGTCTACACCCAACCAAAAGATTGCTAGGCAAGCAATATGAATACCAATGAATGGTAAAGCTGCATAGTTAAATTTTGAGCGATCAGGCATACAGAAGTTTCCTGTTAGGATTGCAGACAGCACGTACCCTCAAGCCACCATGTCAACTTAACAAAATTGACATAATTTAGCTATCTGTGATACGTTTTGCCAATTGACAATCTTACAATCCATAGGCCCCTTTGTACTTATACATTAGGGCAGTTTATATGTTTGGTGTGGTTTCAGATGCAATCTGTAGTAAATGCTAAATCATTCAACAAACATCTCAGCTAAGGTATTAAGAACTGCTTGTTGCGCTTCTGAACTAATCTGCCCTAGATATTTGACCAAGCGGGTTTTGTCAACAGTACGAATTTGATCGAGAACAATTTGTCCATCTTTGCCCTGAAACTGACAAGCCACTCGCGTGGGATATATTTGACCTTTCGTCGTCATGGGAGCAACAATGACGGTGGCAATATGCCTATTCATCTCATCAGGTGATATGACTAAACAAGGTCTTGTTTTCTGAATTTCACTGCCAATAGTAGGATCGATTACAAGGAAAACATCAAAACGCCTGACTACCATTCCCACTCTGCTTGATCCCACTCAGTCGTACTAACATCATCTAGTAAGCGATCGCCCTTTTGTTCTGCCATTGCTGCAAACGCCTCATCCCAACCTAGACGCGATCGCGATGCTGAACGAATCACGAGATAATTCTCCTG
This genomic interval carries:
- a CDS encoding acyl-CoA desaturase, encoding MPDRSKFNYAALPFIGIHIACLAIFWLGVDSVAIWMCIALYLVRKFGITGGYHRYFSHRAYKTSRIFQLLLGFLGATAGQRGPVWWAAHHRHHHKYSDTDEDIHSAEKKGFYWSHVGWVLSPKYDDYNEKLVKDLTRYPELVRLEKYHFAPPILLAVLCYLAYGWLGLFWGFFVSTVILYHTTFAINSLCHVFGSKRYETGESSKNSLWLAIITLGEGWHNNHHRYPLAACQGFFWWEIDISYYVLVILSWLGIVWDLKQPPKQLLQPEAAIAKASPVA
- a CDS encoding type II toxin-antitoxin system PemK/MazF family toxin, with the protein product MVVRRFDVFLVIDPTIGSEIQKTRPCLVISPDEMNRHIATVIVAPMTTKGQIYPTRVACQFQGKDGQIVLDQIRTVDKTRLVKYLGQISSEAQQAVLNTLAEMFVE
- a CDS encoding AbrB/MazE/SpoVT family DNA-binding domain-containing protein codes for the protein MGTAIKTRVVKIGNSQGIRIPKTLLEQSGISTDVEIELQENYLVIRSASRSRLGWDEAFAAMAEQKGDRLLDDVSTTEWDQAEWEW